From Alteromonas australica, one genomic window encodes:
- a CDS encoding D-2-hydroxyacid dehydrogenase, producing MTRPFLPALPITILSQNADAIRTELHTAMKKNSCLKAGPEVVIRQATDTPSKINCDAVEVMIADPDLAAQIIPDCTNLTWCQSTWAGNAPLLNGGKTDYTLTALRGVFGPLMREYVFAYLLQHARNLDGFAEQQAATPPRWESATRMPLRGQTLGIIGVGDIGKALMPVAQSFGMTVIGVSRSGNAVKGVERMYATAELHQFAQQADHVVNLMPDTPGTYGRLNEDFFACLKPHSIFINAGRGNAVDDEGLLSSLDKHHLAHAVLDVFTQEPLPSSHPFWRHPKVTVTAHTAAESRPADVASVFLDNATRFAHGDTLLYQCDFAKGY from the coding sequence ATGACACGTCCCTTTTTACCCGCTTTGCCTATCACCATTTTAAGCCAAAACGCTGACGCCATACGCACAGAACTCCATACTGCTATGAAGAAAAACAGCTGTTTAAAAGCAGGGCCAGAAGTGGTGATAAGACAAGCCACAGACACCCCTTCAAAGATTAATTGTGACGCCGTTGAGGTCATGATTGCCGACCCAGATTTAGCCGCACAAATTATTCCTGACTGCACAAATTTAACCTGGTGCCAGTCTACCTGGGCTGGGAACGCGCCTTTGCTTAACGGAGGCAAAACCGACTACACCTTGACCGCACTAAGAGGGGTATTTGGGCCGCTCATGCGTGAATATGTCTTTGCTTACCTTTTGCAACATGCCAGAAACCTCGACGGATTTGCTGAACAGCAAGCCGCTACGCCCCCTCGGTGGGAATCGGCTACACGCATGCCTTTGCGTGGGCAAACACTAGGGATAATAGGCGTGGGAGATATTGGCAAAGCGTTAATGCCGGTGGCACAAAGCTTTGGAATGACAGTGATTGGTGTCTCGCGAAGTGGTAACGCGGTTAAGGGGGTTGAACGCATGTATGCCACCGCAGAACTTCACCAGTTTGCCCAACAGGCAGATCATGTGGTTAATCTCATGCCTGACACGCCGGGCACCTATGGGCGACTAAACGAAGACTTTTTTGCCTGTTTAAAGCCTCACAGCATCTTTATTAATGCAGGCCGTGGAAACGCAGTAGATGACGAAGGGCTTCTTAGCAGCCTCGACAAGCACCATCTTGCCCATGCTGTGCTAGACGTATTTACACAAGAACCTTTGCCTAGCTCACACCCTTTTTGGCGCCATCCTAAGGTAACCGTTACCGCGCACACAGCAGCAGAGTCTCGCCCTGCTGATGTGGCGAGCGTGTTTCTCGACAATGCCACACGCTTTGCTCATGGTGACACATTGCTGTACCAATGTGATTTTGCAAAAGGATATTAA
- a CDS encoding glutathione S-transferase family protein produces MKLYGSTTSPYVRRIRIVLFSTEHEFLNLQIFSGEDRALLASRNPTLKVPCLEDDGEMIFDSRVIYNYLAEKLDHDGLSWEEENQLTLIDAANDSFVQLMLLKRSDIDITQDKLYFSLQNERIEAVLSTLSEQLSQGGFSGWSYPEICLYTMIDWVLFRELHDMKAYPQLLEFHEKHQDRIEITATNPRD; encoded by the coding sequence ATGAAACTTTATGGTTCAACCACTTCTCCTTATGTTCGCCGTATTCGTATTGTTTTATTTTCAACAGAGCATGAATTCTTAAATTTGCAGATTTTTTCGGGTGAAGATAGAGCGCTTTTAGCGTCTCGCAACCCCACATTAAAAGTGCCTTGTTTAGAAGATGATGGCGAAATGATTTTCGACTCTCGTGTCATTTACAACTATTTAGCAGAAAAGTTAGACCATGACGGGCTGAGTTGGGAAGAAGAAAACCAGCTGACACTAATCGACGCGGCTAACGATTCTTTTGTACAGCTGATGTTATTGAAGCGCTCTGATATAGATATAACCCAAGACAAATTATACTTTAGCTTACAAAACGAGCGGATTGAAGCAGTACTTTCCACCCTTTCTGAGCAGTTAAGTCAAGGTGGCTTCAGTGGCTGGAGTTACCCTGAAATATGCCTTTATACTATGATTGACTGGGTGTTGTTTAGAGAATTACACGACATGAAAGCCTATCCTCAGTTACTGGAATTTCATGAAAAACACCAAGACCGAATTGAAATTACGGCCACTAACCCACGAGATTAG
- the erpA gene encoding iron-sulfur cluster insertion protein ErpA has product MTVETALPIEFSDAAAAKVKALVTEEENPDLKLRVYVTGGGCSGFQYGFTFDEKVNDGDMTIEKDSVTLVVDPMSLQYLVGGVVDYVDGLEGSRFLVENPNATTTCGCGASFSV; this is encoded by the coding sequence ATGACTGTAGAAACAGCGTTGCCAATTGAGTTTTCTGATGCAGCGGCAGCGAAGGTTAAAGCCCTTGTGACAGAAGAAGAGAATCCCGACCTAAAGTTGCGTGTGTACGTGACTGGCGGTGGATGTTCGGGCTTTCAATACGGCTTCACATTTGATGAAAAAGTTAACGACGGCGATATGACTATCGAAAAGGATAGCGTAACACTCGTGGTCGACCCCATGAGTTTACAATACTTAGTTGGCGGTGTGGTGGATTACGTTGACGGGTTAGAAGGGTCACGGTTTTTGGTTGAAAACCCCAATGCCACCACCACATGCGGATGTGGCGCTAGCTTTAGCGTGTAG
- a CDS encoding helix-turn-helix transcriptional regulator codes for MEVNASRVKALRQQYQWTQQAFADLCSVSLRTVQRVEKTGNASTETVMAMCAVFNIEQADLKVIPPQGSQAETEVRFAPMWTLLIAALMLGSMVGAGLMYWLMS; via the coding sequence GTGGAAGTTAACGCGTCTCGGGTAAAAGCGCTTAGGCAGCAGTACCAATGGACACAACAAGCGTTCGCTGACCTATGTTCAGTGAGTTTAAGAACAGTGCAACGGGTTGAAAAGACCGGTAATGCGTCGACCGAAACAGTCATGGCGATGTGCGCCGTGTTTAATATTGAACAAGCTGACTTAAAGGTTATTCCGCCACAAGGCTCTCAGGCTGAAACAGAAGTACGATTTGCCCCCATGTGGACGCTGTTAATTGCTGCGCTCATGCTAGGGAGTATGGTAGGAGCTGGGTTAATGTATTGGCTGATGTCGTAA
- a CDS encoding polyphosphate kinase 2 family protein — MEEHAKLSAPPQLEETFPPSQFEQKDDYKRALKEWQQALFHVQQAYYHQNKRALIIFEGWDAAGKGGAIRRVTEQLDPRGVQVYPIAKPTSEEMNKHFLYRFWMKIPSPGTFAILDRSHYGRVLVERIDNLATQNEWQRAYHEINEFEKTLSDDAVRIVKVFMHISKEEQRRRFEERLNNPYKRWKLTKEDLHNRAKREEYITAINQMLAKTHTRFAPWKVINGEHKWQARVDTLKYITSKLSEGVDIAPPPLDASLIKMAASQLDIDETAIR; from the coding sequence ATGGAAGAACACGCCAAGTTATCTGCACCACCTCAGTTAGAGGAAACATTTCCCCCCTCACAATTTGAGCAAAAAGATGACTACAAGCGTGCTCTCAAAGAATGGCAACAAGCCCTTTTTCACGTTCAGCAAGCCTACTACCACCAAAACAAAAGGGCGCTGATTATTTTTGAAGGCTGGGATGCAGCGGGAAAAGGAGGGGCAATTCGCCGGGTAACGGAGCAGTTAGATCCTAGAGGGGTGCAAGTCTACCCTATCGCGAAGCCCACTTCCGAGGAAATGAATAAGCATTTTCTCTATCGTTTCTGGATGAAGATCCCCTCACCTGGCACATTTGCAATTTTAGATCGCTCCCATTATGGAAGGGTATTGGTTGAACGTATCGATAACCTTGCAACACAAAATGAATGGCAACGTGCTTACCACGAAATCAACGAGTTTGAAAAAACGTTAAGCGACGATGCGGTGCGTATAGTGAAAGTATTTATGCATATTTCAAAGGAAGAACAGCGACGTCGTTTTGAGGAGCGATTAAATAACCCTTATAAGCGCTGGAAGCTGACCAAAGAAGATTTGCATAATAGGGCGAAACGAGAGGAATATATTACCGCCATTAATCAAATGCTGGCTAAAACGCACACCCGCTTCGCACCATGGAAAGTGATAAATGGGGAGCATAAGTGGCAAGCACGGGTAGATACGTTAAAGTACATCACCTCAAAACTAAGTGAAGGGGTAGACATAGCACCGCCGCCATTAGATGCGTCTTTAATCAAAATGGCCGCCTCTCAATTAGATATTGATGAAACAGCCATTCGCTAA
- the minE gene encoding cell division topological specificity factor MinE produces MGIFDLLKKKQKPSTAAVAKERLQIIVAHERKKRTEPDYLPMMQQEIIQVIRKYVTIADDQVSVQLDNNDDCSVLELNVTLPDS; encoded by the coding sequence ATGGGTATTTTCGATTTGCTCAAAAAGAAGCAAAAGCCAAGCACCGCAGCAGTGGCCAAAGAGCGACTCCAAATCATTGTCGCTCATGAGCGTAAAAAGCGAACGGAACCAGACTATCTTCCTATGATGCAACAGGAAATCATTCAGGTTATCCGTAAATACGTCACCATTGCTGACGACCAGGTCTCAGTACAGCTTGATAACAATGACGACTGTAGCGTGTTAGAACTTAATGTGACGCTGCCTGACAGTTAA
- the minD gene encoding septum site-determining protein MinD, whose protein sequence is MAKIIVVTSGKGGVGKTTSSAAISTGLALSGHKTVVIDFDVGLRNLDLIMGCERRVVYDFVNVINKEASLKQALIKDKRTDNLFILPASQTRDKDALTIDGVQAVLDELKEDFDFIICDSPAGIEQGAQMALYFADEAIVVTNPEVSSVRDSDRILGILQSKSMRAEQGKAVKEHLLLTRYNPTRVESAEMLSVADVEEILAIPLLGVIPESESVLKASNQGQPVILDEEANAGQAYADAVKRLLGETVEHRFLEAEKKGFFKRLLGGK, encoded by the coding sequence ATGGCTAAAATAATTGTAGTGACATCAGGAAAGGGAGGTGTGGGTAAAACCACATCAAGTGCAGCAATCAGTACTGGGCTTGCACTTAGCGGTCATAAAACGGTTGTCATTGATTTTGATGTTGGTCTAAGAAACCTAGATCTTATCATGGGCTGCGAACGTCGCGTAGTGTACGACTTCGTGAATGTGATTAATAAAGAAGCTTCGCTAAAACAAGCATTAATAAAAGATAAGCGAACCGACAACCTCTTTATTTTACCCGCTTCACAAACCCGTGATAAAGACGCGCTTACCATCGATGGTGTTCAAGCGGTGCTTGACGAACTAAAAGAAGACTTCGATTTTATTATTTGTGATTCCCCAGCAGGTATCGAGCAGGGCGCACAAATGGCACTTTATTTTGCTGATGAAGCCATTGTTGTGACTAACCCAGAAGTTTCCTCAGTGAGGGACTCAGATCGTATTTTAGGTATTTTGCAAAGCAAGTCTATGCGCGCTGAACAAGGCAAAGCGGTGAAAGAGCATCTATTATTAACCCGTTATAATCCTACTCGGGTTGAAAGCGCAGAGATGCTAAGTGTGGCTGATGTTGAGGAAATATTGGCGATACCTTTACTTGGGGTTATCCCTGAATCCGAGTCTGTGTTAAAAGCCTCGAACCAAGGGCAACCTGTTATTCTTGATGAAGAAGCCAATGCTGGTCAAGCCTATGCAGATGCAGTTAAACGTCTATTAGGCGAAACGGTAGAACATCGTTTCCTTGAAGCTGAGAAAAAAGGATTCTTCAAGCGTCTATTAGGAGGGAAGTAA
- the minC gene encoding septum site-determining protein MinC, with protein sequence MTDTCFRMKGTTLTSIVLEVIEFDPDRFESQLAQKVASAPQFFTRSSLILHLNTSLSATELELLVALCRKFELQPMAVRGNTLNLKSVINDLGLADVSQSKFTESTLKPSSTKTASDGANHEAPKPASPPEIAPVPVIKPAKVVNRPVRSGQQVYAEGSDLVITAAVSEGAEVLADGNIHVYGTLRGRALAGVKGNTQARVFCQSLDAELISIAGQFIMHDKVKTSCWKQPAQIYLEDESLHIEPIA encoded by the coding sequence ATGACAGATACGTGCTTTCGAATGAAAGGCACTACGCTTACTAGCATAGTGTTAGAGGTTATCGAATTTGACCCCGACAGGTTTGAATCGCAACTTGCCCAAAAAGTGGCGAGCGCGCCGCAATTTTTTACTCGTTCATCCCTTATTCTTCATCTAAATACGTCCTTGTCTGCCACCGAACTAGAATTGCTGGTGGCGCTATGCCGTAAATTTGAGCTTCAGCCCATGGCAGTGCGTGGCAACACACTGAATTTGAAGTCGGTGATTAACGACCTTGGTTTGGCTGATGTTAGCCAAAGTAAGTTTACGGAAAGCACGCTCAAACCATCAAGCACAAAAACGGCCTCCGATGGCGCCAACCACGAAGCGCCCAAGCCTGCCTCGCCTCCAGAAATCGCACCAGTGCCAGTTATTAAGCCCGCGAAAGTGGTTAATCGACCTGTGCGTTCAGGCCAGCAAGTTTACGCGGAAGGCAGTGATCTCGTGATTACCGCGGCGGTTAGCGAAGGCGCAGAAGTCTTAGCCGATGGTAATATTCATGTGTACGGTACGCTAAGAGGGAGAGCCCTAGCTGGGGTGAAAGGGAATACTCAAGCGCGGGTATTCTGCCAGTCGTTAGATGCAGAACTCATATCAATTGCGGGGCAATTTATTATGCACGACAAAGTCAAAACATCGTGCTGGAAGCAACCCGCTCAAATCTACTTAGAAGACGAATCCTTACATATCGAGCCTATTGCTTGA
- a CDS encoding class II fumarate hydratase, which produces MKATRTERDSMGELDVPKDALYGAQTQRAIQNFPISGQRMPLAFLQALILQKKAAAQANLNLATLDESKATAIIKACDTLLADDILKHFPVDVFQTGSGTSTNMNANEVIAHIARRDSQQDIHPNDHVNCGQSSNDVIPTTIHISAALEVSQRLLPALKALVSIIEGKADEVACFCKTGRTHLMDAMPVRMDQSLRAWSSQISQQIQTLNAVLPSIQQLAQGGTAVGTGVNAHPDFGQEVARELSDMTGIAFKQAENVFSLISAQDNAVTLSGCVKSTAVSLMKIANDLRWMNSGPLAGLGEIALPALQPGSSIMPGKINPVIPEAVAMASAQVMGNDSAISVGGQSGNFELNVMLPMIASNLLSSIHLMTTSATQLGEKAIKGFSVNQENLDQALEKNPILVTALNPIIGYSKAAEIAKAAYKQKRPVLDVALEMTDIPKEELITLLDPVKLTDNSE; this is translated from the coding sequence ATGAAAGCAACGCGAACTGAGCGAGACAGTATGGGCGAACTAGACGTCCCTAAAGATGCACTCTATGGCGCACAAACCCAACGAGCCATTCAAAACTTTCCTATTAGCGGGCAGCGCATGCCGCTGGCATTTCTTCAGGCTTTAATACTACAGAAAAAAGCCGCCGCACAGGCCAATTTAAACTTAGCCACGTTAGATGAAAGTAAGGCGACTGCCATTATTAAGGCGTGTGATACCTTGTTAGCAGACGATATTTTGAAGCATTTTCCTGTGGATGTGTTTCAAACAGGGTCAGGCACCAGTACCAACATGAATGCTAACGAAGTCATTGCCCATATTGCCCGGCGAGATAGTCAGCAAGATATTCACCCCAACGATCACGTTAACTGTGGGCAAAGTTCTAATGATGTTATCCCCACCACAATACATATCAGTGCTGCTTTAGAAGTCAGCCAACGGTTGTTACCTGCTCTTAAAGCGTTGGTGAGTATCATTGAAGGAAAAGCCGACGAAGTTGCTTGTTTTTGTAAAACAGGGCGTACCCATCTGATGGACGCCATGCCAGTGAGGATGGATCAAAGTCTTCGGGCTTGGTCCTCACAAATCAGCCAGCAAATTCAAACACTCAATGCAGTGCTCCCTTCAATTCAACAATTGGCGCAAGGCGGAACAGCGGTGGGCACAGGTGTTAATGCCCATCCAGATTTTGGCCAAGAAGTGGCACGGGAACTGTCTGATATGACCGGGATTGCGTTTAAACAAGCAGAAAATGTGTTTTCCCTCATTAGTGCGCAAGACAACGCTGTTACCTTGTCGGGATGCGTAAAATCTACCGCCGTTTCGTTGATGAAAATTGCCAACGATTTACGCTGGATGAATTCCGGTCCTTTAGCGGGGTTAGGCGAAATAGCGTTGCCTGCATTGCAACCGGGATCGTCCATTATGCCAGGTAAGATAAACCCCGTTATTCCGGAAGCGGTAGCGATGGCTAGCGCACAGGTGATGGGTAACGATTCCGCTATTTCAGTTGGTGGGCAGTCGGGTAATTTTGAGTTAAACGTTATGTTACCTATGATTGCGAGCAATTTGTTGTCGAGCATTCATTTAATGACTACAAGTGCCACCCAACTGGGGGAAAAAGCCATTAAAGGCTTTAGTGTGAATCAGGAAAATTTAGATCAGGCGCTTGAGAAAAACCCCATACTCGTCACCGCACTTAATCCTATCATTGGTTATAGCAAAGCGGCAGAAATTGCTAAGGCGGCTTACAAACAAAAGCGTCCTGTGCTAGATGTGGCATTGGAAATGACCGATATACCAAAAGAAGAACTCATTACCCTGTTAGACCCAGTAAAACTAACTGATAATAGCGAGTAA
- the azu gene encoding azurin codes for MLKRLLFCASTLLVSQFSLADECSTTIESNDAMQYNKSELVIPATCEDFTVTLKHTGNLPKQAMGHNWVMTKEADAQPVATAGISAGMENNYVKPDDERVIAATDIIGGGESTSTTFSVKGLNKSDAYLFFCSFPGHIGIMKGTVTFES; via the coding sequence ATGTTAAAACGTTTGTTATTTTGCGCTAGCACCTTACTCGTTTCACAATTTAGTCTGGCTGATGAGTGTTCAACCACTATCGAAAGTAATGATGCTATGCAGTACAACAAAAGTGAACTTGTTATTCCTGCCACCTGTGAAGACTTTACTGTCACCCTGAAACACACGGGAAACCTCCCTAAGCAGGCAATGGGCCATAACTGGGTAATGACCAAAGAGGCTGATGCACAGCCGGTGGCCACTGCAGGAATTAGCGCAGGAATGGAAAACAATTATGTTAAGCCTGACGATGAACGTGTTATTGCCGCCACTGATATTATTGGCGGCGGTGAATCAACCTCTACCACCTTTTCAGTGAAGGGGCTAAACAAATCTGACGCCTATCTTTTCTTCTGCTCTTTCCCAGGCCACATTGGCATTATGAAGGGCACAGTGACCTTTGAAAGTTAG
- a CDS encoding putative manganese transporter, translating into MTTTSRTLLSVINQHPYLINKRVILPVILSVLLGLSVTREVTIAVLSDAYFQVAAFVYASLALYYLATLRISAEAISRFMNQHPVYEVGLAACLGALPGCGGAIIVVTQYTKGVTSFGAVVAVLTSTMGDAAFLLLAQSPIDGLTVMAVGVVVGSLTGLVVNKFHNYKPSDTLKDTVVSETSLSTESEANLSLGDNVKRASIKFWMAVAIPSLAIALGIALQLPVHQYLGISAKSLGYIGATLCFIGISLWAFSGSSTGYASITKEEAISPPVSWQEKSALDTQFVLAWVVVAFLLFELSILWFAIDITQLFQGMGLGLVALAIVIGFLPGCGPQILVTTLYLNGAIPFSAQLGNAISNDGDALFPAIALSPKAAMLATFYSALPAFIVGYGYYFLFE; encoded by the coding sequence ATGACCACGACCTCACGCACCCTGCTGTCAGTGATTAATCAGCACCCTTATTTGATAAACAAGCGGGTGATACTGCCCGTCATCTTGTCGGTATTACTGGGGTTAAGCGTGACTCGTGAAGTCACAATCGCGGTACTGTCAGACGCCTACTTTCAGGTTGCCGCATTCGTCTATGCTTCGTTAGCGCTTTACTACCTTGCTACGTTAAGAATATCGGCAGAAGCGATAAGCCGATTTATGAACCAACATCCAGTTTATGAAGTTGGGCTGGCTGCATGCCTTGGTGCCCTGCCCGGCTGCGGCGGTGCCATTATCGTCGTCACTCAATACACCAAGGGAGTCACTAGCTTTGGGGCGGTGGTGGCAGTATTAACAAGCACCATGGGGGACGCTGCATTTCTGCTTTTAGCGCAATCCCCCATTGACGGCTTAACCGTTATGGCAGTTGGCGTTGTGGTAGGAAGTCTTACGGGTTTAGTGGTCAACAAATTTCATAACTACAAACCCTCTGACACCCTAAAGGATACAGTTGTCTCCGAGACATCTCTATCAACTGAAAGTGAGGCGAACCTCAGCCTTGGTGATAACGTTAAGCGAGCATCGATTAAGTTTTGGATGGCGGTAGCCATACCTTCTTTAGCCATCGCCTTAGGCATTGCCCTTCAACTTCCCGTTCATCAATACCTCGGAATATCAGCAAAATCCCTTGGATATATAGGCGCAACACTCTGTTTTATTGGCATTTCACTCTGGGCATTTAGCGGCTCATCTACCGGTTACGCTTCCATCACAAAAGAGGAGGCTATTTCGCCCCCGGTAAGCTGGCAAGAAAAGTCAGCCCTTGATACCCAATTTGTGTTGGCTTGGGTAGTGGTTGCCTTTTTGCTTTTTGAACTGTCCATATTGTGGTTTGCTATCGATATTACCCAACTATTTCAAGGAATGGGCTTAGGCTTAGTGGCATTGGCCATTGTGATTGGTTTTCTTCCTGGTTGCGGGCCACAAATTCTCGTGACCACGTTATACCTCAATGGCGCCATTCCCTTTTCAGCCCAATTAGGCAATGCTATCAGTAACGATGGTGATGCGTTATTTCCTGCCATAGCGTTATCACCTAAGGCTGCCATGTTAGCAACGTTTTACTCGGCACTGCCCGCGTTTATTGTGGGTTATGGCTATTACTTTTTGTTCGAGTAG
- a CDS encoding DUF6776 family protein, producing the protein MTTDELKQRLGNHKWSLLMALLMLLMIALGYKIARKLDAGDSQKVLAQADTIALLLEENNQLTTKVNQLEIALALEGEEKQNILAALTKERNSQVALIEKIAFYERVMSPENEQGGFSVEGVQIHPTDVAGQYQLRMVLLQQSKTKRVLRGDLSIAIVGDREGKEVTLNSSNTGSMPSKVAYRFKYFQAVNEVIQLPENVQPRDIVLTTTVYQYKTRKGKYTLSVPWQEAQQNGLNNQEEE; encoded by the coding sequence ATGACAACAGACGAATTAAAACAAAGATTGGGCAACCACAAATGGTCGCTTTTAATGGCGCTGCTTATGCTGCTAATGATTGCGCTAGGGTACAAGATTGCCAGAAAACTCGATGCCGGAGATAGTCAGAAAGTTCTCGCACAAGCAGATACCATTGCCTTGTTGTTAGAGGAAAATAACCAACTCACCACGAAAGTTAATCAGTTAGAAATCGCCTTGGCCTTGGAAGGCGAAGAAAAGCAAAACATTCTTGCTGCGCTAACTAAAGAGCGTAATTCGCAGGTAGCACTGATTGAAAAGATTGCTTTTTATGAAAGGGTAATGTCACCAGAGAATGAACAAGGCGGTTTTTCAGTGGAAGGGGTACAAATTCACCCCACCGACGTGGCGGGTCAATATCAGCTTCGCATGGTGTTATTACAACAGAGTAAAACCAAAAGAGTGCTTCGAGGCGATTTGTCGATTGCAATTGTAGGGGACCGCGAAGGTAAAGAAGTGACGTTGAATTCCTCAAATACAGGCAGTATGCCAAGCAAGGTTGCCTATCGATTTAAGTACTTTCAAGCGGTGAATGAAGTGATTCAACTACCAGAAAACGTGCAACCCCGCGATATTGTGCTAACCACAACCGTGTACCAGTATAAAACCCGAAAGGGGAAGTATACGCTAAGCGTGCCGTGGCAAGAGGCGCAGCAAAATGGCTTAAATAATCAGGAAGAAGAGTAG
- a CDS encoding chloride channel protein: MRLQALRQEVAHPRTSVQLCLLGIVGGVCAASLIILFRLCVEWLQSTGLTTLQGWFNSDWPAYLLLPLVSVGLILLIAYITGFKHYRMGIPFVIHRVKYYYGHIPFRTTINQFFGGMLALAGGFVVGREGPSVHLGASGSSFLGQWLRLPYNSIRILAGCGIAAGISASFNTPFAAVIFVMEVVLREYKIHIFVPVMLAAACGSVLTRIVFGEFNELSFLSFNAFSQWMYLYLVLLGVLLGMLATLFNHQLMRVMTFFRPVSMVWRLVLAALITGTVGTLLPEALGANFVDVEKLFDRDPGTLLLCAILVSKVILAVCAIGLGVPGGIIGPVMVIGMLAGAVLLLPLSYFINVPEFTSSFALLGIAGMLTAVLHAPLAALSAVMELSYSPQIILPAMLVIVPAYVTATQFFGNRSIFIRQLDYQNLPYAISSIREALEKTGVLAAMSTDYKLFVDAPEQALEEYLSNNPTNVVIQQSKFEIDVQYKLVQYNVSLEHDANALSYHQMEGLNAQSTLHEVYEQLKNTRSGAVYIYDQEFNDIIGVITWNILQSFLQKAQY; this comes from the coding sequence ATGCGCCTGCAGGCTTTACGACAAGAAGTCGCTCACCCAAGAACGTCTGTCCAACTTTGCTTACTCGGTATCGTCGGAGGCGTGTGCGCGGCTTCACTGATCATTCTATTTCGATTGTGTGTGGAATGGCTGCAATCCACGGGGCTTACCACCTTACAAGGCTGGTTTAATAGTGACTGGCCAGCGTACTTACTTCTTCCCTTAGTCAGTGTGGGACTTATCTTGCTAATAGCCTATATTACTGGCTTTAAGCATTATCGAATGGGCATCCCTTTCGTCATCCACCGGGTGAAGTATTACTACGGCCATATTCCATTTAGAACCACAATTAACCAATTTTTCGGTGGTATGTTGGCGCTGGCTGGCGGTTTTGTTGTCGGCCGAGAGGGGCCCTCTGTTCACCTTGGCGCATCAGGCAGTAGCTTTCTCGGGCAATGGCTTCGCTTACCCTACAACAGCATTCGCATTTTAGCCGGTTGCGGCATTGCAGCGGGCATTTCAGCGTCGTTTAATACACCTTTCGCCGCCGTTATCTTTGTGATGGAAGTTGTTCTTCGGGAATATAAAATCCATATATTTGTTCCTGTGATGCTTGCCGCTGCCTGTGGCTCTGTACTTACTCGTATCGTCTTTGGCGAATTCAACGAACTGTCATTTTTGTCGTTTAATGCATTTAGCCAATGGATGTACCTTTACTTAGTGCTCCTTGGTGTTTTGCTAGGCATGTTAGCCACCTTGTTTAACCATCAACTCATGCGCGTAATGACATTTTTCAGACCCGTCTCTATGGTCTGGCGATTAGTGCTGGCCGCTTTGATAACGGGTACCGTTGGAACCTTGTTACCTGAGGCATTGGGCGCCAATTTTGTAGACGTCGAAAAGCTTTTCGACCGCGACCCAGGCACCTTATTATTGTGCGCGATTCTTGTGAGTAAAGTGATTCTCGCGGTATGTGCCATTGGCCTTGGTGTACCCGGCGGCATTATTGGCCCTGTTATGGTCATTGGCATGCTCGCTGGCGCAGTGCTTCTATTGCCTTTATCTTATTTTATCAACGTGCCCGAATTCACCAGCAGTTTCGCCCTTTTGGGCATAGCGGGCATGCTCACCGCGGTACTGCATGCTCCCTTAGCTGCCTTATCCGCGGTAATGGAACTGTCGTACAGCCCGCAAATTATATTACCAGCAATGCTGGTTATTGTGCCTGCGTACGTCACCGCAACACAATTTTTTGGCAATCGCTCTATCTTCATCCGTCAGCTTGATTACCAAAACTTACCCTATGCGATTTCATCCATTCGCGAGGCGTTGGAAAAAACTGGGGTGCTAGCGGCAATGAGCACTGACTATAAGCTGTTTGTTGACGCTCCTGAACAAGCGCTTGAAGAGTATTTGTCGAACAACCCGACAAACGTTGTGATTCAGCAATCAAAATTTGAAATAGATGTGCAGTATAAACTGGTCCAATACAATGTCAGCTTAGAGCATGATGCAAATGCGTTAAGCTATCACCAAATGGAAGGGTTAAACGCGCAAAGTACGCTTCATGAAGTGTATGAGCAATTGAAAAATACCCGTTCTGGCGCTGTTTATATTTACGACCAAGAGTTCAATGATATTATTGGCGTTATTACGTGGAATATCTTACAAAGCTTTTTACAGAAGGCACAGTACTAG